The Naumovozyma dairenensis CBS 421 chromosome 3, complete genome genome has a window encoding:
- the CAT5 gene encoding putative monooxygenase CAT5 (similar to Saccharomyces cerevisiae CAT5 (YOR125C); ancestral locus Anc_5.445) produces MLRTQLPGIRSSTYRTFSILSTLKQNASSSSPAKPKSNKQPSLTQIDQFENLSDAQIAYLDRVIRVDQAGELGANYIYQGQQFILSEKYPHLRPILRHMWLQEVHHHNTFNELQIRKRVRPSLLTPLWKVGAIAMGAGTALISPRAAMACTEAVETVIGRHYNEQLRCLTNQFQLAKVNEKGETGMSPEVKDIVEKIRQFRDDELEHLDTAIENDSKLAVPYKVITEGVKTVCRIAVWTAERI; encoded by the coding sequence CATTTTCTATCCTTTCGACTCTAAAACAAAatgcatcatcatcatcgcCAGCAAAGCCAAAAAGCAACAAGCAACCCAGTTTGACTCAGATAGATCAGTTCGAGAATTTATCAGATGCACAAATTGCATACTTAGACAGAGTCATAAGAGTGGATCAAGCAGGTGAATTAGGTGCTAACTATATCTATCAAGGTCAACAATTCATCTTATCTGAAAAATATCCACATCTTAGACCAATTTTAAGACACATGTGGTTACAAGAagttcatcatcataatacCTTCAACGAATTACAAATACGTAAAAGAGTAAGACCTTCTTTATTGACACCATTATGGAAAGTGGGGGCTATCGCAATGGGTGCTGGTACTGCATTAATTTCACCAAGAGCTGCAATGGCTTGTACTGAAGCAGTGGAAACTGTCATTGGACGTCATTATAACGAACAATTACGATGTTTAACTAATCAATTCCAATTGGCAAAAGTAAATGAAAAGGGAGAAACTGGGATGAGCCCAGAGGTTAAAGATATCGTTGAGAAGATTAGACAATTTAGAGACGATGAATTAGAACATCTAGATACTGCTATTGAAAATGACTCTAAATTGGCTGTGCCATATAAGGTTATTACTGAAGGTGTTAAAACTGTTTGTAGAATTGCAGTCTGGACTGCtgaaagaatttga
- the UBP2 gene encoding ubiquitin-specific protease UBP2 (similar to Saccharomyces cerevisiae UBP2 (YOR124C); ancestral locus Anc_5.443): protein MTFLRPDEDSTKKESSNIDSLNSSFESVNMDQSSTNSDKPDLPSKTNDDETNKSNPNSTGQGPTCDTPRVTTQDIDPGNTLLYPDLGTANFPMKTSNRIIDDILCDLSFINGPNLSFKNGILQESMIMYSKERINNQAYLFGSMVDQVALQTKYEYNSLTCPANNKLEVQFGILMNLPSNITNVDEIISKVPIYHLKITVKTRQLLEVSKKQAGITQYHLLDFEDLHHFDKRDLMTFDPDNPDLLDYAIYVSSDTNRLILIEIFSTEFDSREERESFQTATIKSRYQEACKKFDTLDPEAVPTGIDCLNTVLKLLKQPLTRKNNNDKIRTVSSNNPILHSHFNPEWLLEKYNFTKHYATDETTGQEVLEYEPPDLISYVQGYKVRSLREKYIRRCLQLIFWGKCLVQLRVDQSDPALRGSKSYRAFNLLNTTTSTNPLYQLLNDSKSNFLASTRNDSDSMALDQNFHFINLSTSSYYTDRDIIKNYERLIALDPPNIGTYFDALSYIANRKGSYQLIAYCGKQDVVGQENINMALKCFNIDPNVVNLESIDDSLLLSIYKNESVKEGADFVNLKNAMRLFAKIRNSPQLKFYVDHEPYRNVNQAYETLEIDSSVDDDIIQTAYSIKTVDAPGLKIDCDRALYTIAIQRRSMILFNFLLENCSEFQAYYNIGRYDYRQALGILQVNENANDEVILKNFQTKWFNEQIHEADQFLNYKCALMKLGLERNSKLINNFLMNGVIDPSCLPVENWPTGINNIGNTCYLNSLLQYYFSISPLREYVLGYSKTYEDFYDAKRNAKTIRRIGGREVGDNEVERSIQFIYQLRDLFYAMIYTNKRCVTPRRELAYLAFAPSNVEVEFENGVTDAKEDVSHYNDDKTSDTLIKIGEGDEDLGEAERTEASPTEDIYMTDDDMLGAAKATDGINKEDESTENGIDILPSTKVAKISSDQLENALEMGRQQDVTECIGNVLYQLESGSEPLQINPEDNEQDDLVKQLFYGEIKQDIIPLSGVGETRPKLERFLSLLVNVGDHPRDIYDALDMYFKDEFLTMDEYGEVKRTVAITKFPTILQVQIQRVYYDRERFMPFKSIEPLPFSAKIYMDRYVDTADPEILETRERTAKMKAELVQLKKRQQELLSRNEVGLSRKEAYSETVNFLQSNALQLQGIVFEGQDELSTILKKAGTDIDDELSTIYNQITQLEETISHQFEQFKKVGYSLFAVFIHRGEASYGHYWVYIKDYNQNGIWRKYNDETVSEVPDEEVFNFTEGNTATPYFLVYVKEGSEKDIEPLKRIIEES, encoded by the coding sequence ATGACTTTCTTACGTCCTGATGAAGATTCAACTAAAAAGGAATCCAGTAACATAGATAGCCTGAATTCAAGTTTTGAATCGGTCAATATGGACCAAtcttcaacaaattcaGATAAACCCGATCTCCCCTCAAAAACTAACGATGATGAGACAAACAAATCGAATCCAAATAGTACGGGACAGGGACCAACATGTGACACTCCAAGGGTGACAACTCAAGATATAGATCCTGGTaatacattattatatcCAGATCTTGGTACCGCAAACTTCCCAATGAAAACTTCCAATAGAATCATCGACGATATCCTTTGTGActtatcatttattaatggTCCTAATTTGTCATTCAAAAACGGGATATTACAAGAATCTATGATAATGTATTCCAAGGAACGTATCAATAATCAGGCTTACCTTTTTGGTTCAATGGTAGATCAAGTTGCATTACAAACTAAGTATGAATATAATTCGCTTACTTGTCCAGCAAATAATAAGCTAGAAGTACAGTTTggaatattaatgaatttaccATCTAATATTACAAATGTCGATGAAATCATCTCTAAAGTCCCCATatatcatttgaaaattacTGTTAAGACTCGTCAATTGTTAGAAGTTTCCAAAAAACAAGCCGGGATAACTCAATATCATTTGTTAGATTTTGAAgatcttcatcatttcGATAAAAGAGACCTAATGACATTTGACCCTGATAATCCAGACCTATTAGATTATGCTATTTATGTCTCTAGTGATACCAACAGATTAATCTTGATTGAAATCTTCTCCACTGAATTTGACTCTAGGGAAGAACGTGAAAGTTTCCAAACAGCAACTATTAAGAGTCGCTACCAAGAAGCATGTAAAAAGTTTGATACATTAGACCCCGAGGCCGTTCCTACTGGAATTGATTGTTTAAATACCGTTTTGAAACTGCTGAAACAACCTTTGACTaggaaaaacaataatgataaaataagaACAGTTAGTTCTAACAATCCTATTTTACATTCACATTTTAATCCGGAATGGTTacttgaaaaatataatttcaCAAAACATTATGCCACTGATGAGACCACAGGACAGGAAGTACTTGAGTATGAACCACCAGATTTAATAAGCTACGTCCAAGGTTATAAAGTAAGATCGCTTcgagaaaaatatattcgaAGATGTTTGCAACTTATCTTTTGGGGGAAATGTTTAGTTCAATTAAGAGTAGATCAATCTGATCCAGCGCTGAGAGGTTCTAAATCATATCGtgctttcaatttattaaataccACAACTTCTACAAATCCCTTATATCAGTTATTGAATGATTCTAAGTCAAATTTTCTAGCCAGTACACGGAACGACTCTGATTCAATGGCATTGGATCAAAACTTCCATTTCATTAATCTTTCTACTTCATCATACTACACAGATCGcgatattattaaaaattatgAAAGATTAATCGCGTTAGATCCGCCAAATATCGGAACATATTTTGATGCATTAAGTTACATCGCCAACCGGAAGGGATcatatcaattaattgCATATTGTGGTAAACAAGATGTTGTCGGTCaggaaaatatcaatatgGCATTGAAATGTTTTAATATTGATCCTAATGTAGTTAACCTGGAATCCATCGATGATAGTCTTTTGTTATCCatttataaaaatgaatctGTTAAAGAGGGAGCAGATTTTGTTAACTTGAAAAATGCAATGAGATTGTTTGCCAAAATTAGAAACTCTCcacaattgaaattttacGTTGATCATGAACCGTATCGAAATGTAAATCAAGCCTATGAGACTTTGGAAATTGATTCATCcgttgatgatgatattatcCAGACCGCATATAGTATCAAGACAGTCGATGCTCCAGGATTGAAAATAGATTGCGACAGAGCATTGTATACTATTGCCATTCAGAGGAGAAGCatgatattattcaattttctACTAGAAAATTGTTCCGAATTCCAAGCTTACTATAATATAGGCAGATATGATTACCGTCAAGCTTTGGGAATATTGCAAGTCAATGAAAATGCAAACGATGAAGTAATCTTGAAGAACTTCCAAACAAAATGGTTTAACGAACAAATACATGAAGCTGatcaatttttaaattataaGTGCGCGTTAATGAAATTGGGATTAGAAAGGAACtctaaattgattaataatttccttATGAATGGGGTCATTGATCCATCATGTTTGCCCGTGGAAAACTGGCCAACTGGTATAAATAACATAGGTAATACATGTTATCTGAATTCTTTGTtacaatattatttttcaatatcacCGTTGAGAGAATATGTTCTTGGTTATTCTAAGACGTATGAAGATTTTTATGATGCAAAACGAAATGCTAAAACAATCAGAAGAATTGGAGGAAGAGAAGTTGGTGATAATGAAGTGGAAAGATCTATCCAATTCATTTATCAATTAAGGGATTTGTTCTATGCAATGATTTATACAAATAAAAGATGTGTTACACCTAGGAGAGAATTAGCCTACCTCGCATTTGCCCCAAGCAATGTGGaagttgaatttgaaaacgGCGTTACAGATGCTAAAGAAGATGTTAGCCACTACAATGATGATAAGACAAGTGACACCTTAATAAAAATAGGTGAAggtgatgaagatttaGGGGAAGCTGAACGAACCGAGGCATCGCCTACAGAAGATATTTACATGACTGACGATGATATGCTTGGCGCTGCAAAAGCAACTGATGGAATCAATAAGGAGGATGAAAGTACAGAAAATGGGATCGATATTTTACCATCTACAAAAGTTGCCAAAATAAGCTCAGATCAATTAGAAAACGCATTAGAAATGGGTAGACAACAAGATGTAACAGAATGTATTGGTAACGTTCTTTACCAATTGGAAAGTGGTTCGGAACCTCTTCAAATTAATCCAGAAGATAATGAACAAGATGATTTGGTAAAGCAATTATTTTATGGGGAAATAAAACAAGATATTATCCCACTATCTGGTGTTGGTGAAACTCGTCCAAAACTGGAAAGATTTTTATCTCTGTTAGTTAATGTAGGTGATCATCCAAGAGATATTTATGATGCATTGGATATGTATTTTAAAGATGAGTTCCTTACAATGGATGAGTATGGAGAAGTGAAAAGGACAGTTGCCATCACTAAATTCCCAACAATTTTACAAGTACAAATCCAAAGAGTATACTATGATCGAGAGAGATTCATGCCATTTAAATCTATTGAACCTTTACCTTTCAGTGCCAAAATATACATGGACAGGTATGTAGATACGGCTGATCCAGAAATATTGGAAACAAGAGAGAGAACTGCGAAAATGAAAGCAGAACTTGttcaattaaagaaaaggCAGCAGGAATTATTGAGTAGAAACGAAGTAGGGCTTTCACGGAAAGAAGCATATTCTGAGACGGTGAATTTCTTACAGTCTAACGCATTACAATTACAAGGTATCGTGTTTGAAGGGCAAGATGAATTAAGTACAATCCTGAAAAAAGCTGGAACTGATATCGATGACGAATTGTCAACGATATATAATCAAATTACCCAATTGGAAGAAACAATTAGCCATCAATTTGAGCAGTTCAAGAAAGTGGGTTATTCACTATTTGCAGTTTTTATCCATCGAGGTGAAGCAAGTTACGGGCATTATTGGGTATATATCAAAGATTATAACCAAAATGGTATATGGAGGAAGTACAATGACGAGACTGTTAGCGAAGTCCCTGATGAAGAAGTGTTCAACTTCACAGAGGGCAATACAGCTACACCATATTTTCTCGTCTATGTAAAAGAAGGCAGTGAGAAAGACATTGAACCCCTGAAGAGGATTATTGAGGAGTCTTAG
- the NDAI0C01560 gene encoding uncharacterized protein — protein MNNNQDVHNNLSEDVVMSDDVPNAFTTSGSAVSEIPGNVPNNKDFQFNGQPEANRNIKLFLGKLKNHFLLKGVREDRRKIAFLVECLTDQALIWFDQAEKDQDLYALSYEEFVRIFTDHFTKEVDAFETFSELWNLGHCANATEHAQKFKSLVSGLKPGFASDELLCNIYVMQCQPDMRIQLMLNKPWPSLEHCMLRETTLEASINSIRRSINIPREDPLLVSNVQMNRGNYYNSTRRYNNGRGNRNNNNYNNNNNGYRPALRSSNDSRKRIGGTKRRSDKSNSGPVDWNRICKENDLCRNCHEYGHYKKQCKKPNARPM, from the coding sequence atgaacaacaatcaaGATGTTCACAACAATTTGTCTGAGGACGTAGTCATGTCTGACGATGTCCCCAACGCTTTTACTACATCTGGTAGCGCTGTGTCTGAGATCCCTGGTAATGTCCCTAACAACAAAGACTTCCAGTTCAATGGACAACCGGAAGCTAACAGGAACATTAAGTTGTTTTTAGGTAAGCTCAAGAACCATTTCCTATTGAAAGGAGTGAGGGAAGacagaagaaaaattgcTTTTTTGGTGGAATGCTTAACTGATCAAGCACTCATCTGGTTTGACCAAGCGGAAAAAGATCAAGATCTTTATGCTTTATCTTATGAAGAATTTGTCCGAATCTTCACTGATCATTTCACTAAAGAAGTTGATGCATTTGAGACTTTCTCGGAATTATGGAACTTAGGTCATTGTGCTAATGCTACTGAACATGCTCAGAAGTTCAAGTCTTTAGTTTCTGGTTTGAAACCTGGTTTTGCTtctgatgaattattatgcAACATTTATGTTATGCAATGTCAACCGGATATGCGTATCCAATTAATGCTTAACAAACCATGGCCAAGTTTAGAGCATTGCATGCTCAGAGAGACCACTTTAGAAGCGTCTATCAATAGCATTAGAAGGAGTATTAACATTCCAAGAGAAGATCCGTTGTTAGTCTCGAATGTCCAAATGAATAgaggaaattattataacaGTACTAGGCgttataataatggaaggggaaatagaaataataataattacaataacaataataacggTTATAGACCTGCATTGAGAAGCTCGAACGATTCTCGAAAGCGCATCGGTGGTACAAAAAGAAGGTCAGATAAGAGTAACTCTGGACCTGTCGATTGGAATAGAATTTGCAAAGAGAATGACCTTTGTAGAAACTGTCATGAATATGGTCATTATAAGAAACAATGCAAGAAACCCAATGCGAGGCCTATGTAA
- the NDAI0C01570 gene encoding uncharacterized protein (Ty-like retrotransposon), which translates to MTFVETVMNMVIIRNNARNPMRGLCKANEELEATVAIPECSSNDDLLVCNLESHTREDPLLTCNLESHEKEDPRVTTTKINPPVEDVCIVNIGTKSRTLEALIDTGSPTHFIRSDVVTKLDLKTSQVPFRRVKGLVSDAITTCNTACRLDFRLENREFDICAYVTDIIKNDVLIGYPFVKRHPSLMESIHKNIDNVKFNNRPVSDPGRMNYEDVTYGKDPIDDICNIETDENWIDIQRDASDVIIVEVTEVTNKDESKFDTIPEELQVKYRGIVRNDLPPRQRDHKHVSHSIELKEGSRLPRRSPYRLTPKKQKEVDEIIKDLLDKGFIVPSKSSYSSPIVLVTKHDGSYRLCVDYRELNKVTVKDPFPLPHVDELLGKVGSASVFTTLDLHSGYHQIPMNPTDMDKTAFVTPTGKYEYTVMPFGLVNAPSTFARYMADLFRDLEFVNVYLDDILIFSNDLESHWKHIDVVLSRLDQEKLIAKKKKCHFAQSEVQFLGYIIGRNKIKPVQEKCEAINRFPVPKTIKEAQRFVGMINYYRKFIKDCSRKVRPLVDFISRNVPWGDLQDDAFATLKRDLMSEPLLVPFKRDAEYRLTTDASMDGLGAVLEEVADNKVLGVVSYYSKSLNETQRRYPPGELELMAIIEGLEHFKYMLHGKHFVLRTDHISLLSIQNQKEPARRVQRWLDTLSEFDFSLAYLPGPKNVVADAISRAKLENKEVSNEPVNDNKEILTVATADTLHTLDPESWTTDWRTDPWGAAVLKSLDDKFDHEIPTEQVNEFTRYLKKFERTPEYLKHFKWTNDVLYYEDRICVPHIRRPLVMETYHDHKWFGGHFGEHDTFKKISEIYFWPNCYKTVQDYVKSCIQCQVMKAHRPRSQGLHKPLSVPSGRWLDISMDFLTGIPTTLAGWDMIMVVIDRFTKRAHFVACKKVNGSTGVFDALFRFVFSLHGFPRTIVSDRDIRFTSNAYRELTDRLGIKLLMSTSNHPQTDGQTERVNRTLNQLLRMYCSNDQSCWDKLLPHVEYVYNSTYQRVLCMSPFEADLGYKPNEPRMNRDYIINARHLTSAEYARDIDALTLRIKDQLEENQLRQEYDANKNRTPVNYKIGDYVLLHRDAYFTGGQYRKIQAIYLGPFQVVGVGTNCCELDLPSMRKLHRMINVTWLKPYVERTNMYPKWKPRAKIERLQRLEEITSIIGYSLNGKIYYCKMKDVDPRLTVEYPEEELRNLSKPRLDSLLRNFNQLEYRRGKT; encoded by the coding sequence ATGACCTTTGTAGAAACTGTCATGAATATGGTCATTATAAGAAACAATGCAAGAAACCCAATGCGAGGCCTATGTAAAGCCAATGAAGAACTTGAAGCTACTGTTGCCATTCCTGAGTGTAGCTCCAATGATGATTTGTTAGTATGCAATTTAGAATCGCATACGAGAGAAGATCCTTTATTAACATGCAATTTAGAATCGCATGAGAAGGAAGATCCACGTGTTACCACCACTAAAATTAATCCACCTGTTGAGGACGTCTGTATTGTGAACATTGGAACGAAGTCAAGGACTTTAGAAGCATTGATTGATACTGGTTCACCAACGCATTTTATTAGAAGTGATGTTGTTACTAAGTTAGACTTAAAGACAAGTCAAGTACCCTTTAGAAGAGTAAAAGGACTTGTATCAGACGCCATTACAACGTGTAATACAGCATGTAGATTAGATTTTAGATTAGAGAATAGAGAGTTCGATATTTGTGCATATGTAACTgacataataaaaaatgatgTTCTTATTGGTTATCCTTTTGTCAAAAGACACCCTTCCTTGATGGAATCGATACATAAGAATATAGACAAtgttaaatttaataataggCCAGTGAGTGATCCTGGTAGGATGAATTATGAAGACGTTACATATGGCAAAGACCCAATAGATGACATTTGTAATATTGAAACTGATGAGAACTGGATTGACATACAAAGAGATGCGTCAGATGTCATTATTGTGGAAGTAACCGAGGTTAcgaataaagatgaaagtaAGTTCGATACAATACCTGAAGAATTGCAAGTGAAATATAGAGGTATTGTTAGAAATGATCTACCTCCACGTCAAAGAGATCATAAACATGTTAGTCATAGTATAGAACTGAAAGAAGGAAGTAGACTTCCTAGAAGATCACCATATAGGTTAACACCTAAGAAACAGAAAGAAGTAGATGAGATTATCAAAGACTTATTAGATAAGGGTTTTATAGTACCTTCTAAATCTAGTTACAGTTCTCCAATTGTTCTTGTAACAAAACATGATGGTTCGTATCGTTTATGTGTGGATTATCGAGAGTTGAATAAAGTTACGGTTAAAGACCCATTTCCACTACCTCACGTAGATGAACTGCTAGGTAAGGTAGGAAGTGCCAGTGTTTTCACTACATTGGATTTGCACTCCGGTTATCATCAAATCCCGATGAACCCTACAGATATGGATAAGACTGCTTTTGTTACGCCTACAGgtaaatatgaatatacAGTGATGCCGTTTGGTTTGGTAAACGCTCCTAGTACTTTTGCTAGATATATGGCAGATCTGTTTAGAGATTTAGAATTTGTTAATGTCTACTTAGATgatatattgatattttcgAATGATTTAGAATCACATTGGAAACACATCGACGTGGTGCTATCCAGGTTAGACCAAGAGAAGTTGATAGcgaaaaagaagaaatgtcATTTTGCTCAAAGTGAAGTTCAATTTTTGGGGTATATTATTGGTAGAAATAAGATTAAGCCAGTACAAGAGAAATGTGAAGCAATTAATCGGTTCCCTGTTCCAAAGACGATTAAAGAAGCGCAAAGGTTCGTAggaatgataaattattatcggaaatttattaaagattGTTCGAGGAAGGTTAGACCTCTCGttgatttcatttctaGAAATGTTCCGTGGGGAGATCTGCAAGATGATGCTTTTGCCACGTTGAAACGCGATTTAATGTCTGAACCGTTGCTAGTCCCATTTAAGAGAGATGCTGAATATAGGTTAACGACTGATGCGTCTATGGATGGACTTGGTGCTGTCCTAGAAGAAGTTGCGGATAATAAAGTTCTCGGAGTTGTTAGTTATTATTCGAAGTCGTTAAATGAAACGCAAAGAAGATACCCACCGGGAGAGCTAGAATTGATGGCTATAATTGAAGGTTTAGaacatttcaaatatatgcTACATGGTAAGCATTTTGTGCTTAGAACGGACCATATTAGTTTATTGTCAATCCAGAATCAAAAAGAACCAGCGAGAAGAGTTCAACGTTGGTTAGATACTTTATCAGAATTCGATTTTTCACTTGCGTACCTGCCCGGCCCGAAAAATGTTGTAGCTGATGCTATTTCCAGAGCAAAAttagaaaacaaagaagTTTCCAATGAACCTGTTAATGATAACAAAGAGATCTTAACAGTTGCCACAGCAGACACATTACATACCCTAGACCCAGAGTCCTGGACCACTGACTGGAGAACAGATCCATGGGGTGCAGCTGTGTTGAAGTCATTAGATGACAAGTTTGATCATGAGATACCTACAGAACaagttaatgaatttacACGATATctaaagaaatttgaaagaacaCCTGAATATTTGAAGCATTTTAAATGGACCAATGATGTATTATATTACGAAGATAGAATATGTGTTCCACATATTCGTAGACCTTTGGTTATGGAGACGTACCATGATCATAAATGGTTTGGCGGTCATTTTGGTGAACATGACACCTTTAAAAAGATTTCAGAAATCTATTTTTGGCCCAATTGTTACAAAACTGTCCAAGATTATGTTAAAAGTTGTATACAGTGTCAGGTAATGAAAGCTCATCGTCCGAGATCACAAGGATTGCATAAACCTTTATCTGTACCATCTGGTCGTTGGCTTGATATTTCAATGGACTTCCTCACTGGTATACCAACTACTTTGGCGGGGTGGGATATGATAATGGTAGTCATTGATCGTTTTACTAAACGAGCCCACTTCGTTGCCTGTAAGAAAGTTAACGGTTCTACCGGCGTGTTCGATGCTTTATTCAGATTTGTGTTTTCACTGCATGGATTCCCGAGAACAATCGTGAGTGATAGAGATATTAGATTTACATCAAATGCTTATAGAGAATTGACAGATAGGTTAGGTATAAAACTGTTGATGTCAACTAGTAATCATCCGCAGACAGATGGTCAAACAGAAAGAGTGAATAGAACCCTAAATCAATTATTGAGAATGTATTGTTCAAATGATCAATCCTGTTGGGATAAGCTATTACCACACGTTGAGTATGTGTATAATAGTACATACCAAAGAGTTTTGTGTATGTCACCATTTGAAGCAGATTTAGGATATAAACCGAATGAACCACGAATGAATAGAGATTACATTATTAATGCAAGACATTTGACTTCGGCTGAATATGCAAGAGATATCGATGCTTTGACTTTAAGAATCAAAGatcaattagaagaaaatcaattacGTCAAGAATATGATGCAAACAAGAACAGAACTCCAGTTAACTATAAGATAGGTGATTATGTTTTGTTACACCGTGATGCATATTTTACAGGTGGCCAATATAGAAAGATCCAAGCAATCTACTTAGGTCCCTTTCAAGTAGTAGGTGTAGGTACAAATTGCTGCGAATTAGATTTACCATCAATGAGAAAGTTACATAGGATGATAAATGTGACATGGTTAAAACCTTATGTGGAAAGAACGAATATGTATCCAAAGTGGAAACCAAGAGCAAAGATAGAAAGGTTACAACGATTAGAAGAGATTACATCCATTATTGGGTATAGTCTGAATGGcaagatatattattgtaaGATGAAAGATGTGGACCCTAGATTGACTGTGGAATAtccagaagaagaattaagGAACTTATCAAAACCGAGATTAGACTCATTGTTAAGAAACTTCAACCAACTTGAGTACCGAAGAGGAAAAACCTGA
- the PFY1 gene encoding profilin (similar to Saccharomyces cerevisiae PFY1 (YOR122C); ancestral locus Anc_5.439), translating to MSWQAYTDNLLATGKVDKAVIYSRAGDSVWATSGGFQLQANEISEICQGFDNPAGLQSNGLHIQGQKFMLLRADDRSIYGRHDAEGVVCVRTKQTVLVAHYPPTVQAGEATKIVEQLADYLISVQY from the exons atgtctTGGCAAG CGTACACTGATAACTTACTAGCTACTGGTAAAGTTGACAAAGCAGTTATTTACTCAAGAGCAGGTGATTCTGTATGGGCCACTTCAGGTGGATTCCAATTACAAGCTAATGAAATCTCTGAGATATGCCAAGGTTTTGACAATCCAGCCGGTTTACAAAGTAATGGGTTGCACATTCAAGGTCAAAAATTTATGTTATTGAGAGCTGATGATAGAAGTATCTACGGTAGACACGATGCTGAAGGTGTTGTTTGTGTTagaacaaaacaaacagTTTTGGTTGCTCATTATCCACCAACTGTTCAAGCTGGTGAAGCTACAAAGATCGTTGAACAATTGGCTGACTATTTAATCAGTGTTCAATATTAA